The Candidatus Eisenbacteria bacterium nucleotide sequence GCGGCGAGCGAACTCTCGCCTCCGAACCCGAGATGATCGTAGTGGGCACCGACCACCAGGGTACGTGCCGAATCGCGGCCGGCGATCACTCCGACGACGTTGCGGGTGGTGGCGCGGGTGCGGCGCAGCGTGACCATGACGGTCGCGCTGTCCGCGAGCGCCACGCTCGCGGGCCGCGTGTCGCGCTCGATCGAGTCCTGAAGCTCGCGCAGCGTGTGGCCGCTGCCGGCCAGCATACGCTCGGCGAGTCGCTCGCTCACGCTCGCGGCCAGCAGACCGCTGGTCATGTAACCGGCGCCGTCCCGACGCGGAGCGCGCAGGGGTTCGCCCGCGTGGTGGCGCGGACCGTTCACGACCAGCAGACCGAGCGCGCCGTGCTCGCGCGCCACAATCGCCTTGGTGCGCAGCTCCGCGTGCGCGGTGTTGACGCTGCCGTCGAAGCGACTCGTCGAGTCCATCTCGCCCGGCTCATTCGTGAGCACCAGCACCAGCTTGTCGCGCACGTCGAGGCCCGCGTAGTCGTCGTACTGATAGCCCGGCGCCGAGATGCCGTAGCCCGCGAACACCAGCGGGGCCTTCAGACGCCCGTTGGTCGAGAAGCCGATCGGTTCGAAGTCCTCGCCCGCCGCGAACCGATTCCCCGCGATCTCGATCGCGCACGGCTCGCCGACTTCGACGCCGGTCGTGACCTCGAGCGACTGGAAGTAGGTCCCGTCATCGCCGCCCGGCGCGAGCCCGATCGCGCGCATGCGCAACGCCAGGTAGTTCGCAGCCGAATCGATGCCGGCGGTTCCGATGCCGCGTCCTTCCCAGTCAGGATGGGCGAGCAACCACACGTCGCGGCGCAGCTGCGCCTCCGGAACCCGCGCGCCGGCCGGCATCGAAACCAGCAGCTGCGACACCGGAATCCCGGTCAGCCGCTCGGGCACCACCGCATGCGCCGGCTTGGTCGGCGGCGTTTCGCGTGCGGGAGCGGCAGCGGTCGCGGCGGTGAGCGAGCCGACCATCGCTGCGCCGATGGCCAGGAGTAGGAGGAGTGACAGGCGTTCGCTCGGTACGGCAGACATCAGGTGTTCTCCTCCCAGAGCAGTGACATGCCCTTCAGGGTCAGCGCCTCGTCGACGCTGTTCACGGTTTCGCACTCGGGGGCGATGATCTTCGCAAGCCCGCCGGTGGCAATGACGTGTGGCGTTCCCTTCATTTCAAGCGCGAGCCGCCGAACGAGCGCGTCCACCTGGCCGGCCTGGCCGAACAACACGCCGGACTGGAGGCTCTCCTCGGTGGTGCGTCCGAGTGCCCGCGCGGGTCGACGAAGCTCCACGCGCGGAAGGCGCGCCGCACGCCGGAACAGTTCCTCCGCGCTCGTCACCACGCCCGGCGCAATGGCGCCGCCCAGATAGGCACCCTGTTGTGAAACACAGTCGAACGTCGGCGCGGTACCCAGATCCACCACGATCGCCGGAGTGCCGTAGTACCCGCTGGCCGCCACCGCATTCGCGATGCGATCCGCGCCGACCGCAGTGCGGTCGTGGTAGCGGATCGGCAGCGAACGTGCGGTGTCCGCGTTGACCTCGACCGGCGCGGTGCCGATGCGGCGGCGCAGCGCCTCGATCCACGCCAGCGTGAGCGACGGCGCGACCGAGCACAGCACGCCCCCCATCGGCGCTCCGCCGGAGCGGACACCGGCGGCACGCAGCACCGCGTCGAGCTGAAGCACGATTTCGTCCGCGGTCATGCGCCCGCTCGTGAGTCGCCAGAATCCTCGCACTTCGCGCGACTCGAGCAGTCCGATCACCGTTTCGCTGTTCCCCACGTCGACCGCGATGAGCGGCTTCTGATGGCGCCGCACCGGTGGCGCGAGCCGCGCGGTCTGATGCGCGGTCGCGCGCGGGGGCTGGGGTCGTTTCGTCGAACGCTTCGGCATCTCAGACCTCCTCGGGATCGGGCTCGGGCCTGCGGCGACGCGCCACGAACCACGAGAGTCCGACACTCACGAAGTACAGGGCCGCCATCGGGCCA carries:
- a CDS encoding type III pantothenate kinase, encoding MPKRSTKRPQPPRATAHQTARLAPPVRRHQKPLIAVDVGNSETVIGLLESREVRGFWRLTSGRMTADEIVLQLDAVLRAAGVRSGGAPMGGVLCSVAPSLTLAWIEALRRRIGTAPVEVNADTARSLPIRYHDRTAVGADRIANAVAASGYYGTPAIVVDLGTAPTFDCVSQQGAYLGGAIAPGVVTSAEELFRRAARLPRVELRRPARALGRTTEESLQSGVLFGQAGQVDALVRRLALEMKGTPHVIATGGLAKIIAPECETVNSVDEALTLKGMSLLWEENT
- a CDS encoding M28 family peptidase: MSAVPSERLSLLLLLAIGAAMVGSLTAATAAAPARETPPTKPAHAVVPERLTGIPVSQLLVSMPAGARVPEAQLRRDVWLLAHPDWEGRGIGTAGIDSAANYLALRMRAIGLAPGGDDGTYFQSLEVTTGVEVGEPCAIEIAGNRFAAGEDFEPIGFSTNGRLKAPLVFAGYGISAPGYQYDDYAGLDVRDKLVLVLTNEPGEMDSTSRFDGSVNTAHAELRTKAIVAREHGALGLLVVNGPRHHAGEPLRAPRRDGAGYMTSGLLAASVSERLAERMLAGSGHTLRELQDSIERDTRPASVALADSATVMVTLRRTRATTRNVVGVIAGRDSARTLVVGAHYDHLGFGGESSLAADSHAPHVGADDNASGTAAMLGVATQLAARAAARTPQHHLVFCAFTGEEIGLLGSGHFVDQPTRPLPTVETMINMDMVGRLSRNRLAVSGTGTAAEFPAMLAAVNASTGGFEIKSSEDGYGPSDHSSFYKRRLPVLFLFTGAHVDYHKPSDTPDKLEYAGLARITQFCAAVVESLDARPRPTFHQARSDSTIGRIAGGAGYGAYLGTIPDYMQTEGGVLLSGVRSGGPAEQAGLRGADTIIQFDGVHVDNIYDYTYALRSRKPGQQVRITVKREGGNMDFVVTLGRRP